One Clostridiaceae bacterium genomic region harbors:
- the cas7i gene encoding type I-B CRISPR-associated protein Cas7/Cst2/DevR, with amino-acid sequence MNKAKALTITYLTKANYASLNGSDKEIDNISSIKKIRKDDGKDYPYCSSQAIRRALREQLAVMGFDLSEGVAGEQEKGAATTKCEPQKYIDDDLFGFMNASTTNTIKRTSPVRVSPLIALTPYLGELDFATNYMSVGVGGNPNIFETEIHSGYYCGTILIELDRIGVKSIGDKYELNLKKEEKAKRVIALVNAIQNLWTVGRQSRFLSDISPKFVCAALMSVKNPIFMESIKINGKGGINIELIDNTIKDFESQIIYHVIGERKGFFDKDTDKYVSLGECFKTIRNWVYETYEIKMQEVE; translated from the coding sequence ATGAATAAAGCAAAGGCATTAACTATTACATACTTAACTAAAGCAAATTATGCATCTTTGAACGGGTCTGATAAGGAAATTGATAATATTTCTAGTATTAAAAAAATTAGGAAGGATGATGGTAAAGATTATCCCTATTGTTCTTCTCAAGCTATAAGAAGAGCATTAAGAGAGCAATTAGCAGTCATGGGATTTGATTTATCTGAAGGAGTAGCAGGAGAACAGGAAAAAGGTGCAGCTACTACAAAGTGCGAGCCACAAAAGTATATTGACGATGATTTATTTGGATTTATGAATGCTTCAACGACAAACACGATCAAAAGAACAAGTCCGGTTAGAGTATCTCCACTTATTGCATTAACTCCATATTTAGGAGAACTTGATTTTGCAACAAATTATATGTCAGTAGGTGTTGGAGGAAACCCAAATATCTTTGAAACAGAAATTCATTCTGGTTATTATTGTGGCACAATTTTAATAGAACTGGATAGAATCGGTGTGAAATCAATAGGAGATAAATATGAGCTGAATCTAAAAAAAGAAGAAAAAGCTAAAAGAGTAATAGCTTTAGTCAATGCTATACAAAATTTGTGGACTGTAGGCAGACAGAGTAGGTTTTTATCTGACATCTCTCCTAAATTTGTTTGTGCTGCATTGATGTCTGTTAAAAATCCAATTTTTATGGAAAGTATAAAAATTAATGGTAAAGGAGGAATAAACATAGAACTAATAGATAATACAATTAAAGACTTTGAAAGCCAAATAATCTATCACGTAATAGGAGAAAGAAAAGGATTCTTCGATAAAGATACAGATAAATATGTATCTTTAGGAGAATGTTTTAAAACTATTCGGAATTGGGTTTATGAAACTTATGAAATTAAAATGCAGGAAGTGGAATAA
- the cas5 gene encoding CRISPR-associated protein Cas5, with product MKGMIISLYAMTASFRDPNMHLYQETMFIPTPTSIIGISGAALGLKLKDALEYFKNNNIAVGSISKSNGMGKDLWNYSKLTSSQVKKDIVVREFIYDVNVDIFIASDNISIVNELYEAFKDPVYALTLGNSDDLVKISNIEICDEILMTESKNLKNTWVIGNHMSNFELDWDKVKILPTKSIIRPPVIKNLPVDFKFNENDEREATRFSKFTFLESTYLLKTPISVYVFNDKYVPLFTFSKS from the coding sequence ATGAAAGGGATGATTATATCACTTTATGCAATGACAGCTTCCTTCAGAGATCCTAACATGCATTTATATCAAGAAACAATGTTTATTCCAACACCTACATCTATTATAGGAATATCTGGAGCAGCTTTAGGGCTAAAATTAAAAGATGCATTGGAATATTTCAAAAATAACAATATTGCCGTGGGATCTATTTCAAAAAGTAACGGAATGGGAAAAGATTTATGGAATTATTCAAAGTTAACAAGCAGTCAAGTAAAGAAAGATATAGTTGTAAGAGAGTTTATTTATGATGTGAATGTAGATATTTTTATTGCTTCTGATAATATTAGTATAGTTAATGAGCTATATGAAGCCTTTAAAGATCCTGTATATGCACTGACTCTAGGTAACAGTGACGATCTTGTAAAAATATCTAATATTGAAATTTGTGATGAGATTTTAATGACTGAAAGTAAAAATTTAAAAAATACTTGGGTTATAGGTAACCACATGAGCAATTTTGAACTTGATTGGGATAAAGTAAAAATATTACCCACTAAATCAATCATAAGACCACCTGTTATTAAGAACTTACCAGTGGATTTCAAATTTAATGAAAATGATGAACGGGAGGCTACTAGGTTTAGCAAATTTACTTTTTTAGAATCTACTTATTTATTAAAGACTCCAATATCTGTTTATGTATTTAATGATAAATATGTTCCATTATTTACTTTTAGTAAATCATGA